In uncultured Draconibacterium sp., a genomic segment contains:
- a CDS encoding VWA domain-containing protein, with amino-acid sequence MFRFANIEYLWGLLLIPLLALFFAWSRISRRRALKKFGQQEILKQLMPYSSGNRPVVKFIILMLALAFFIVGIARPQFGSKLKTEKREGVELMIALDVSNSMMAEDIQPNRLERAKRAISRLVDRLKDDKIGLIVFAGDAYTQLPITTDYNSAKLFLNSVNTQIVPKQGTAIGAAIDLARKSFTPNGEANKAIIIITDGENHEDDALASAKAALDEGAIVHTIGMGLPSGSPIPVLRNGQTDYLKDRDGNVVVTKLNEQMLEQIAAAGGGIYVRANNAQVGLNALFDEINKMEKQEMESRTYSEYDDQFQYFFAVGLFLLLLEFVILERKNKYLKRIKLFG; translated from the coding sequence ATGTTTAGATTTGCAAATATCGAATACTTATGGGGATTGTTACTAATTCCGCTGCTGGCGCTGTTTTTTGCATGGTCGCGTATATCGCGCCGTCGTGCATTAAAAAAGTTTGGTCAGCAGGAAATTCTGAAACAACTGATGCCTTACAGCTCGGGCAACCGCCCTGTTGTTAAGTTTATCATACTGATGCTGGCACTGGCATTCTTTATTGTTGGAATTGCCCGCCCGCAGTTCGGTTCAAAACTAAAAACCGAGAAACGCGAAGGTGTTGAACTGATGATTGCGCTTGATGTGTCGAACAGTATGATGGCCGAAGACATTCAGCCCAACCGTTTGGAACGTGCAAAAAGAGCAATTTCAAGGCTGGTAGACCGTTTAAAGGATGACAAGATCGGTTTGATTGTTTTTGCCGGCGACGCTTACACACAGCTGCCAATTACCACCGATTACAATTCAGCAAAACTGTTTTTGAATTCGGTGAATACGCAGATCGTTCCAAAACAGGGAACAGCCATTGGAGCCGCCATCGATTTGGCACGTAAATCGTTTACGCCAAACGGCGAAGCCAACAAAGCAATCATTATTATCACCGATGGAGAAAACCACGAAGACGACGCTTTGGCATCGGCAAAAGCCGCGTTGGATGAAGGTGCAATTGTACACACTATTGGAATGGGATTGCCGTCAGGATCGCCAATCCCGGTGTTACGCAACGGCCAAACCGATTATTTGAAAGACCGTGACGGAAATGTAGTGGTAACAAAATTGAATGAACAAATGCTGGAGCAAATTGCTGCTGCCGGTGGAGGGATTTATGTACGCGCCAATAATGCACAGGTGGGACTAAATGCTTTGTTCGACGAAATAAATAAAATGGAAAAACAGGAAATGGAATCACGTACCTATTCGGAGTACGACGACCAGTTCCAGTATTTCTTTGCAGTGGGACTGTTTTTGCTGTTGCTGGAATTTGTAATTCTTGAACGCAAAAACAAGTATTTGAAGCGAATTAAGTTATTTGGATAA